A single window of Fimbriimonadaceae bacterium DNA harbors:
- the lpxA gene encoding acyl-ACP--UDP-N-acetylglucosamine O-acyltransferase, protein MSEQPRVHPSAVVEPGAEIGAGVVVGPFCHVESGATIGEGTVLESHVTVKGGTTMGCRNRVAQGAVVGGDPQDRKFRGEPTFLRLGDDNVIREYVTIHRATGEGNATTVGSRCYLMAFVHLGHNVHMGDDVTVANNVGLSGHVAVEDMVTIGGMTGVHQWVRIGRLAMVGGMSRIVRDAPPFMITEGMEQTVHDINAVGLRRVGITQESRLALHKACKLLFKSQLGLTHALEIVRREVKMTPEVQSLLEFQERLFFGKNGRGDQR, encoded by the coding sequence ATGAGCGAGCAGCCCCGGGTGCACCCGTCGGCTGTCGTCGAGCCTGGCGCTGAGATCGGCGCCGGGGTGGTCGTGGGCCCGTTCTGCCATGTGGAGTCCGGCGCGACCATTGGTGAAGGCACCGTGCTGGAGTCGCATGTCACCGTAAAGGGCGGCACCACGATGGGTTGCCGCAACCGTGTCGCCCAGGGCGCGGTGGTGGGCGGCGACCCCCAAGACCGCAAGTTTCGTGGTGAACCCACTTTCCTGCGGCTCGGTGACGACAACGTCATCCGCGAGTACGTGACGATCCACCGGGCGACGGGCGAGGGTAACGCGACGACGGTGGGGAGCCGTTGCTATCTGATGGCCTTTGTCCACCTGGGGCACAACGTCCATATGGGCGACGACGTGACCGTCGCCAACAACGTCGGCCTGAGCGGGCACGTCGCCGTCGAGGACATGGTCACCATCGGCGGCATGACCGGGGTCCACCAGTGGGTGCGCATCGGTCGGCTGGCCATGGTCGGCGGCATGAGCCGCATCGTCCGCGACGCCCCGCCGTTCATGATCACCGAGGGCATGGAGCAGACCGTCCATGACATCAACGCGGTCGGCCTCCGCCGGGTCGGCATCACCCAGGAGTCGCGCCTGGCCCTCCACAAGGCGTGCAAGCTCCTCTTCAAATCCCAACTTGGACTGACCCACGCCCTGGAGATCGTCCGCCGCGAGGTGAAGATGACCCCGGAAGTCCAATCCCTTCTTGAGTTCCAGGAACGGCTGTTCTTTGGCAAGAACGGGCGCGGCGACCAGCGCTAG
- the fabZ gene encoding 3-hydroxyacyl-ACP dehydratase FabZ — protein MASLHINEIKEILPHRFPMLLVDRILESNPGVNARGLKNVSINEAFFDGHYPGMPIMPGVLIVEFMAQAGAVILLLDEKYKGMVPVIGAIDDVKFKRQVVPGDQLVADVELLWIKGSIGRIRAVATVEGELAAQMEMTFKLLPK, from the coding sequence TTGGCGTCCCTCCACATCAACGAGATCAAAGAGATCCTGCCCCACCGCTTTCCGATGCTGCTGGTGGACCGGATCTTGGAGTCAAACCCTGGCGTCAACGCCAGGGGCCTGAAGAACGTCTCGATCAACGAGGCGTTTTTCGACGGACATTATCCCGGGATGCCGATCATGCCGGGCGTCTTGATCGTCGAATTTATGGCGCAGGCTGGCGCGGTGATCTTGTTGCTCGATGAAAAGTACAAAGGAATGGTCCCGGTGATCGGGGCGATCGACGACGTGAAGTTCAAACGGCAGGTCGTGCCGGGCGACCAGCTCGTCGCCGACGTCGAACTCCTGTGGATCAAGGGCAGCATTGGTCGCATCCGCGCGGTCGCCACGGTCGAAGGCGAATTGGCCGCGCAAATGGAGATGACATTCAAACTCTTGCCGAAATGA
- a CDS encoding VTT domain-containing protein encodes MKELLDLALHLDKHLSDLVEKFGTQIYWILALTLFVETGLVVTPFLPGDSLLFAAGLFSRPGTDGTEQLNVWILLLALPPACILGDMLNFQLGRLLGQKLFTEKSKGIFHRDNLAKTRAFFERHGGKAILIGRFVPIVRALAPFVAGMEGMQFRTFVPLSMVANVLWVWVCVGAGHIFGNIPWVREHFEIILLGLLVVMVVSIGLELRRDAKHRAKSETKDLAPDPVE; translated from the coding sequence ATGAAGGAACTCCTCGACCTAGCCCTGCACCTGGACAAACACCTCAGCGACCTTGTCGAGAAGTTTGGGACGCAGATCTACTGGATCTTGGCGCTCACCCTGTTTGTCGAGACCGGCCTGGTCGTGACTCCGTTCCTTCCCGGTGACTCCCTCCTCTTTGCCGCCGGGCTCTTCTCCCGACCCGGCACCGACGGGACGGAGCAGCTCAATGTCTGGATCCTGCTCCTCGCCCTCCCTCCCGCCTGCATCCTCGGCGACATGCTGAACTTTCAGCTGGGGCGGCTGCTGGGCCAAAAACTGTTCACCGAGAAAAGCAAGGGGATCTTCCACCGCGACAACCTGGCCAAGACCAGGGCGTTCTTTGAGCGGCATGGCGGAAAGGCGATCCTCATCGGCCGGTTTGTCCCGATCGTCCGCGCCTTGGCCCCGTTCGTGGCGGGCATGGAGGGCATGCAGTTCCGCACGTTCGTCCCGCTCAGCATGGTCGCCAACGTCCTCTGGGTCTGGGTGTGCGTCGGCGCCGGCCACATCTTTGGCAACATCCCGTGGGTGCGAGAGCACTTCGAGATCATCCTTCTCGGCCTCCTTGTGGTCATGGTCGTCTCCATCGGGCTCGAGCTCCGTCGTGACGCCAAGCACCGGGCGAAATCGGAGACCAAAGACCTCGCCCCTGATCCAGTCGAGTAA
- a CDS encoding sigma-70 family RNA polymerase sigma factor, whose amino-acid sequence MSVPEEGVPSYLNRLTQAPLLAAEEEKALSVAAQDGCRASRERLVESNMRLVINIAKSYHSRSIPLEDLIQEGAIGLMYAIERFDPTKGFRFSTYATHWIRQTIGRAIDSKAKAIRLPAHISQSLRRVEKARQQLTREMGHEPTLEHLAEMLGITPKRLVTLIQASQELVSLDVQVGENEGTTLGSLIKDDNCNSPETMLLNAEIVDELHEVMQQLNDRERKVVTARLRYGDTDAVKVREELSEEFQVSRERVRQLEVQAIKKLRQVAQRRRLREYLSS is encoded by the coding sequence GTGAGCGTTCCTGAAGAAGGCGTACCGAGCTACCTGAACCGGTTGACTCAGGCTCCATTGCTGGCGGCCGAAGAGGAGAAGGCCCTCTCGGTCGCGGCCCAGGACGGGTGCCGCGCCTCTCGCGAACGGCTCGTCGAGAGCAACATGCGCTTGGTGATCAACATCGCCAAGAGTTATCACAGCCGCTCCATCCCCCTCGAAGACCTGATCCAAGAAGGGGCGATCGGCCTCATGTACGCCATCGAGCGGTTTGACCCGACGAAGGGCTTCCGGTTCTCGACCTATGCCACCCACTGGATCCGCCAGACGATCGGACGCGCCATCGACAGCAAGGCGAAGGCCATCCGCCTGCCTGCGCACATCTCCCAGTCCCTCCGTCGTGTCGAGAAAGCGCGTCAGCAGTTGACCCGCGAGATGGGCCATGAGCCGACCCTTGAGCACCTGGCGGAGATGCTCGGCATCACACCCAAGCGGCTGGTGACGCTGATCCAGGCCTCCCAGGAACTGGTCAGCCTTGACGTCCAGGTGGGAGAGAACGAGGGCACGACGCTCGGCTCGCTCATCAAGGACGACAACTGCAACAGCCCCGAGACCATGCTGCTCAACGCGGAGATCGTCGACGAACTGCATGAGGTCATGCAGCAGCTCAACGACCGAGAGCGCAAGGTCGTCACCGCCCGCCTCCGCTATGGCGACACCGACGCGGTCAAAGTCCGGGAAGAACTGAGCGAAGAGTTCCAGGTCAGCCGGGAGCGGGTCCGCCAGTTGGAAGTCCAGGCGATCAAAAAGTTGCGCCAAGTCGCCCAGCGCCGCCGCCTGCGCGAATACCTGTCTTCCTAA
- a CDS encoding stage II sporulation protein M, whose product MYNEEAFLNKHVPDWRRLEEMCARGSASTRAFSGNELVEFVRLYRQASGDLAYLMTHSSNAEVVVYLNNVVGKSYAVLYRTPTKRFADVVRSSLLAVAQTFRRRVAFFALSVAVFLVGAGYSYTMLSVRPESREYFVSPLEEENFAAWREGRFDPRTAGESTMMSGFYSSNNPRVAIMTVGVSTVSAGTLTTFILWRTGIQMGALSHDMVGVGHIGFLISSIMPHGASELTGMFIAGAAGYVLAWALVFPGRRKRLDAVREAGKDAFTLCMTSVAMMFIAAPIEGFFSFNPAVPQAAKVVFGLVALSAWGLFFFGYGRNADRETARGGAGTGSSAGRSRGALPGSATGPV is encoded by the coding sequence ATGTACAACGAAGAAGCCTTCCTGAACAAGCACGTCCCCGACTGGCGTCGGTTGGAGGAGATGTGCGCCCGGGGTTCGGCTTCGACAAGGGCCTTCTCCGGGAACGAACTCGTCGAGTTCGTGCGCCTGTACCGCCAGGCCAGCGGCGACCTCGCCTACCTGATGACCCACTCGAGCAACGCCGAGGTCGTCGTCTACCTAAACAATGTGGTCGGCAAGTCTTACGCGGTGCTCTACCGGACCCCGACGAAGCGGTTTGCCGACGTCGTCCGGTCGAGCCTGCTTGCCGTCGCCCAGACGTTCCGCCGCCGCGTCGCCTTCTTCGCGCTGTCCGTGGCGGTCTTCCTCGTCGGCGCGGGTTACTCCTACACCATGCTGTCGGTCCGCCCTGAGTCCCGCGAATACTTTGTCAGCCCTCTAGAAGAGGAGAACTTCGCCGCGTGGCGTGAGGGCCGCTTCGACCCGCGCACAGCGGGAGAGAGCACGATGATGTCGGGGTTCTACAGTTCGAACAACCCGAGGGTCGCGATCATGACCGTCGGGGTCTCCACCGTCTCGGCGGGCACCCTGACGACCTTCATTTTGTGGCGAACCGGTATCCAAATGGGAGCGCTCAGCCACGACATGGTCGGCGTCGGCCACATCGGGTTCCTCATCTCGTCGATCATGCCCCACGGCGCCAGTGAGCTGACCGGGATGTTCATCGCCGGTGCCGCCGGATATGTCTTGGCGTGGGCCCTCGTCTTTCCCGGCCGGCGGAAGCGGCTCGACGCCGTCCGTGAGGCGGGCAAGGACGCCTTCACCCTTTGCATGACCAGTGTGGCGATGATGTTTATCGCCGCCCCGATCGAAGGCTTTTTCAGTTTCAACCCCGCAGTGCCCCAAGCGGCCAAGGTGGTCTTCGGCCTTGTGGCCCTGTCGGCATGGGGCCTGTTCTTCTTTGGATACGGCCGAAATGCCGACCGCGAAACGGCTAGAGGAGGCGCCGGAACAGGTTCCTCGGCAGGAAGGTCGCGAGGAGCCTTGCCCGGCTCTGCCACCGGCCCGGTCTAA